A single genomic interval of Gammaproteobacteria bacterium harbors:
- a CDS encoding thioredoxin family protein, with translation MSVVDTAILPLRRLLVPAAVVLLLSACARATYDEFRPYDEKADANAAIAALLANNPARKRVLLTFGANWCTDSRALESHYQSPALTGLLQREFLELHIDVGMSHRNLDITARYEDPIDKGIPSVVLLDPEGNTLFVNHGKLSSAASMSDAAIMDFFTRLAAAGRVN, from the coding sequence ATGTCGGTGGTCGATACCGCAATCCTGCCGCTGCGGCGCCTGCTGGTGCCTGCCGCCGTGGTGCTGCTGTTGTCCGCCTGCGCGCGTGCCACCTACGACGAGTTCCGTCCCTACGACGAGAAGGCCGACGCGAACGCCGCCATTGCCGCGCTGCTGGCCAACAATCCCGCACGCAAGCGTGTGCTGCTGACTTTCGGTGCCAACTGGTGCACGGATTCGCGCGCGCTGGAGAGTCATTATCAGAGCCCCGCGCTGACCGGGCTGCTGCAGCGCGAGTTCCTGGAATTGCATATCGACGTGGGCATGTCTCACCGCAACCTCGACATCACCGCGCGTTACGAGGATCCCATCGACAAGGGAATCCCGTCGGTGGTGCTGCTCGATCCCGAGGGCAATACCCTGTTCGTCAATCACGGGAAGTTGTCATCGGCGGCATCCATGAGCGATGCGGCAATCATGGACTTTTTCACCCGCCTGGCCGCCGCCGGCCGGGTCAACTGA
- the trxA gene encoding thioredoxin produces MPELMVEITPANAQQMLIDESHQRLVLVDFWADWCSPCKMLLPILEKLTREYAGQVLLAKVNCDEQQAIAGQFGVRSLPTVMLMKDGQPVDGFVGAQPEPAVRALLEKHLPKPWDTLFAEALRLFEAGDVAGALQPARGAYEESKQRPDIARLYAQVLLDLSRLEEAQIVLDSIPMVDQDSDYERLIAELELKQQAADTPEIQALLEAQARDPDDMNTAYLLAVQYSQTGRAREALELLIGIVRKDREFRDGEARKTLLDIIRALGKGDPLAAEYQRKLFALMY; encoded by the coding sequence ATGCCTGAACTGATGGTCGAGATCACACCCGCGAATGCGCAGCAGATGCTGATCGACGAGTCGCACCAGCGTCTGGTGCTGGTCGATTTCTGGGCGGACTGGTGCAGTCCCTGCAAGATGCTGCTGCCGATACTCGAAAAACTCACGCGCGAATACGCCGGCCAGGTGTTGCTTGCCAAGGTCAACTGCGACGAGCAGCAGGCGATCGCGGGCCAGTTCGGTGTGCGCAGCCTGCCGACGGTGATGTTGATGAAGGACGGGCAGCCGGTAGACGGCTTTGTCGGCGCGCAGCCGGAGCCGGCGGTGCGCGCCCTGCTCGAGAAACATCTGCCAAAGCCCTGGGATACGCTGTTCGCCGAAGCGCTGCGTTTGTTCGAGGCGGGCGATGTGGCCGGCGCCCTGCAGCCGGCGCGCGGGGCCTATGAAGAGTCGAAGCAACGCCCGGATATCGCCAGGCTGTATGCGCAGGTGCTGCTCGATCTGTCGCGGCTCGAGGAGGCACAGATCGTGCTCGATTCGATCCCGATGGTTGACCAGGACAGCGACTACGAGCGGCTGATCGCGGAGCTCGAGCTGAAGCAGCAGGCGGCCGATACGCCCGAGATCCAGGCGCTGCTGGAAGCCCAGGCGCGCGACCCCGACGACATGAATACCGCGTATCTGCTTGCGGTGCAGTACAGCCAGACGGGTCGCGCGCGCGAGGCGCTGGAACTGCTGATCGGCATCGTGCGCAAGGATCGCGAATTCCGCGACGGCGAGGCGCGCAAGACGCTGCTCGATATCATCCGCGCCCTCGGCAAGGGCGATCCGCTGGCCGCCGAGTACCAGCGCAAGCTGTTTGCGCTGATGTACTGA
- a CDS encoding tRNA 5-hydroxyuridine modification protein YegQ: MPTPELLSPAGTFKSMQYAFAYGADAVYAGQPRYSLRVRNNDFSQLERIAEAVAYAHDIGKQFFIASNVSPHNDKLRSYLRDMEPVIEMRPDALIMADPGLIMMVRERWPDMPIHLSVQANAVNWATVKFWKTMGLTRIILSRELSLEEVAEIRQECPDIELEVFVHGALCIAYSGRCLLSGYITHRDSNQGACTNTCRWKYQAHEAEETASGDVLAVYQPPPVPEPAAPDNRIYLLQEEGRPGEYMPAYEDEHGTYIMNSRDLRAIQHVQQLIDIGVDCLKIEGRTKSHYYVARTAQAYRRAIDDALAGKAFDMELMNELEKLASRGYTEGFYRRHPPGEFQNYERGVSRGDYQQFVGEVVAIDRDRGMLSVSVNNRFEVGDKLELMTTGGNCVFTLNELSNEKGERRTDAPGSGHVVQFPIPETAVLAPGERYAMLARYL; encoded by the coding sequence ATGCCAACACCCGAACTCCTTTCTCCCGCCGGCACTTTCAAGTCGATGCAGTACGCATTCGCCTACGGTGCCGACGCGGTTTACGCGGGGCAGCCGCGCTACAGCCTGCGGGTACGCAACAACGATTTCAGCCAGCTCGAGCGCATCGCCGAGGCGGTCGCCTACGCACATGATATCGGCAAGCAGTTCTTCATCGCCAGCAACGTATCGCCGCACAACGACAAGCTGCGCAGCTACCTGCGCGACATGGAGCCGGTGATCGAAATGCGCCCCGATGCACTGATCATGGCCGACCCGGGGCTGATCATGATGGTACGCGAGCGCTGGCCCGACATGCCGATCCATCTCTCGGTTCAGGCCAACGCGGTCAACTGGGCCACCGTGAAATTCTGGAAGACGATGGGGCTCACGCGCATCATCCTGTCACGCGAACTGTCGCTCGAGGAAGTCGCGGAAATCCGCCAGGAATGCCCCGACATCGAGCTCGAGGTCTTCGTGCACGGAGCGCTGTGCATCGCCTACTCGGGTCGCTGCCTGCTCTCGGGCTACATCACCCACCGCGATTCGAACCAGGGCGCCTGCACCAACACCTGTCGCTGGAAATACCAGGCACACGAAGCCGAGGAAACCGCTTCCGGCGATGTGCTCGCCGTCTACCAGCCACCACCCGTGCCAGAGCCTGCCGCGCCTGACAACCGGATCTACCTGCTGCAGGAAGAGGGTCGTCCCGGAGAGTACATGCCGGCCTACGAAGACGAACACGGCACCTACATCATGAACTCCAGGGACCTGCGCGCCATCCAGCACGTGCAGCAGCTGATCGATATCGGCGTCGATTGCCTGAAAATCGAGGGGCGCACCAAGTCACATTATTACGTGGCGCGCACCGCACAAGCCTATCGCCGCGCCATCGACGACGCACTCGCGGGCAAGGCCTTCGACATGGAGCTGATGAACGAACTCGAGAAGCTCGCCAGCCGTGGCTATACCGAGGGTTTCTACCGCCGCCATCCGCCCGGTGAATTCCAGAATTACGAGCGTGGCGTGTCGCGCGGGGACTACCAGCAGTTTGTTGGCGAGGTCGTCGCGATCGACCGCGACCGGGGCATGCTGAGCGTATCGGTGAACAACCGCTTCGAGGTCGGTGACAAGCTCGAGCTGATGACCACCGGGGGCAACTGCGTGTTCACGCTGAACGAACTCAGCAACGAAAAGGGCGAACGCCGCACCGATGCCCCGGGTTCCGGGCACGTGGTGCAGTTTCCGATTCCCGAGACGGCAGTGCTGGCACCCGGGGAGCGCTACGCGATGCTCGCGCGCTACCTTTGA
- a CDS encoding BolA/IbaG family iron-sulfur metabolism protein, with product MPTREIIETKLVAAFAPEHIEVLNESHRHNVPAGSETHFKVVLVSAAFEGRRSVQRHQQVYAALSEQLQGGVHALALHTCTPAEWRGQTGAPDSPDCMGGGKRTG from the coding sequence ATGCCGACCCGCGAAATCATTGAAACGAAGCTCGTTGCCGCCTTCGCTCCCGAGCACATCGAGGTGCTGAACGAGAGTCATCGACACAATGTTCCGGCGGGATCCGAGACCCACTTCAAGGTGGTGCTGGTCAGTGCCGCGTTCGAGGGCCGGCGCAGCGTGCAACGCCACCAGCAGGTCTATGCGGCGCTGAGCGAGCAACTCCAGGGCGGCGTGCATGCGCTGGCCCTGCACACCTGCACACCCGCCGAATGGCGCGGGCAAACGGGCGCCCCGGATTCACCGGACTGCATGGGTGGGGGCAAGCGCACCGGCTGA
- the ppk1 gene encoding polyphosphate kinase 1, producing the protein MLSKELSWLSFNARVLQEAEDPNVPLIERVRFMGIFSNNLDEFYRVRFADVRRLAAFSKGKEKAGYERMLDDIRDSVGDLQQRFDRVYLGCMAELRSNNIYLVDERQLDPQQRAFATRYFYSKVMPELAPLIISDSMAPPQLEDGAIYLGARIVLGNQSVRYAIVNIPTDRLPRFVVLPSSSAQPQRQVILVLDNIIRACLSDIFRGVFEIAQADAYTFKVTRDAEIELGEGITQSLVDALSSGLKKRRKMGDPVRMIYDRRMPSDMLDILVKRLRLGSYDNVLPGARYHNSKDFIDFPNLGSKALENRALLPLQVPRIDHHPNIFDAISERDVLLNYPYHSFRYTEQLVSSAALDPAVRSISISLYRVARDSHIARSLICAALNGKEVIAIVELRARFDEATNIGWAERLTDAGVHVIFGIPGLKVHSKLILVSRQEGAHLRHYAHIGTGNFNEKTARIYTDISLFTANQEIAVDVRNVFDFIRHTYRRHKFRHLAVSPLSNRSTFLRLIHAEVLNARAGKRAEIFLKCNSLVDEEIILRLYEANQAGVKVRVIVRGMCSLVAGVNGYSENIEVISIVDRFLEHSRIYIFHNGGSPRYYISSADLMTRNLDHRVEVTAPIYDEAAQHRLQRLMDTQWADNVKARLLAGDQDNNYRERGTRRRLRSQEVLHRYYSDDQRREQAALDREQ; encoded by the coding sequence ATGCTCTCCAAGGAGCTGAGCTGGCTCTCGTTCAATGCCCGGGTGCTGCAGGAGGCCGAGGATCCGAACGTACCACTGATCGAGCGGGTGCGCTTCATGGGGATATTCTCCAACAATCTCGACGAGTTCTACCGGGTGCGATTTGCCGATGTGCGCCGGCTCGCCGCATTTTCCAAGGGCAAGGAAAAAGCCGGCTACGAGCGGATGCTCGACGATATCCGTGACTCGGTAGGCGATCTGCAACAGCGTTTCGACCGCGTCTATCTCGGCTGCATGGCCGAACTGCGCAGCAACAACATCTATCTTGTCGACGAGCGTCAGCTCGACCCCCAGCAGCGCGCATTCGCGACCCGCTATTTCTACAGCAAGGTGATGCCCGAGCTTGCGCCGCTCATCATTTCCGACTCCATGGCACCACCGCAGCTCGAGGATGGCGCAATCTACCTGGGCGCACGCATCGTGCTCGGGAACCAGAGCGTGCGCTACGCGATCGTGAACATCCCGACCGACCGGCTGCCGCGGTTCGTGGTGCTGCCCTCGTCCAGCGCCCAGCCGCAGCGCCAGGTCATCCTGGTACTCGACAACATCATCCGCGCCTGCCTGAGCGATATTTTCCGCGGCGTGTTCGAAATCGCGCAGGCGGACGCCTATACGTTCAAGGTGACCCGCGATGCCGAGATCGAGCTCGGCGAGGGCATTACCCAGAGCCTGGTCGATGCGCTGTCGAGCGGCCTGAAAAAGCGCCGCAAGATGGGCGATCCGGTACGCATGATCTATGACCGGCGGATGCCGAGCGACATGCTCGACATCCTGGTCAAGCGCCTGCGTCTCGGCAGTTATGACAATGTCCTGCCCGGGGCGCGCTACCACAACTCAAAGGATTTCATCGACTTCCCCAATCTCGGCTCGAAGGCGCTCGAGAACCGCGCGCTGCTGCCATTGCAGGTGCCACGCATCGACCATCACCCGAATATCTTCGATGCCATCAGCGAACGCGATGTCCTGCTCAATTATCCCTATCACTCGTTCCGCTACACCGAGCAACTGGTCAGCAGCGCGGCACTCGATCCCGCGGTGCGCTCCATTTCGATCTCGCTGTACCGGGTCGCGCGCGACTCGCATATCGCACGCTCGCTGATATGCGCGGCGCTGAACGGCAAGGAGGTGATCGCGATCGTGGAGCTGCGCGCGCGCTTCGACGAGGCCACCAACATCGGCTGGGCCGAGCGCCTGACCGATGCGGGGGTGCATGTCATATTCGGCATTCCCGGGTTGAAGGTGCATTCCAAGCTGATCCTGGTCAGCCGCCAGGAGGGTGCGCATCTACGCCACTATGCGCATATCGGAACCGGCAATTTCAACGAGAAGACCGCGCGTATCTATACCGACATCAGCCTGTTCACCGCCAACCAGGAGATTGCGGTCGACGTGCGCAACGTGTTCGATTTCATCCGTCATACCTACCGTCGCCACAAGTTCCGTCACCTCGCGGTGTCACCGCTGTCGAACCGCTCGACCTTTCTGCGCCTGATCCACGCCGAGGTGCTGAACGCGCGCGCCGGCAAGCGCGCCGAGATATTCCTCAAGTGCAACAGCCTGGTCGACGAGGAAATCATCCTGCGCCTCTACGAGGCGAACCAGGCGGGGGTGAAGGTGCGCGTGATCGTGCGCGGCATGTGCTCGCTGGTCGCCGGCGTGAACGGCTACAGCGAGAACATCGAGGTAATCAGCATCGTCGATCGCTTTCTCGAGCACAGCCGCATCTACATCTTTCACAATGGCGGCAGCCCGCGCTACTACATCTCGTCGGCCGACCTGATGACCCGCAATCTCGATCATCGCGTGGAGGTCACGGCACCGATCTACGACGAAGCCGCGCAGCACCGGCTCCAGCGCCTGATGGACACCCAGTGGGCCGACAACGTCAAGGCACGCTTGCTGGCCGGGGACCAGGACAACAACTACCGCGAGCGCGGAACCCGGAGACGGTTGCGCTCGCAGGAAGTGCTGCACCGCTATTACAGCGATGACCAGCGTCGCGAGCAGGCCGCGCTCGACAGGGAGCAGTGA
- a CDS encoding Ppx/GppA family phosphatase — protein MSQNAESVCAVLDLGSNSFHLLIGRLDAGRIVTVDRRKDTVRLAQGLGADELLDEAVMARALDSLGVFAEQLRKVPRDKVRVVGTNTLRAARNADVFLERAERVIGVPIDVISGQEEGRLIFLGVVKGHASNSVRRLVIDIGGGSTEFIVGKRTAKRVESLFIGCVSLSERFFPERKISSARYRRALTLARAEIRHLADGYGVGRWDEVVGSSGTVRYVESAIDKLMPCDHLVTREGIECVAEHMLGLKKTDALQGLGLSADRIPVFPGGLAILHAAFLELGIERMHVSDYALKEGVLYELADQGEHEDTRRRTIDYLSKQFDIDRRQAARVERVAKSLLPQVADRLGVELRFAQQVLGAAAQLHELGLTISHGGYHRHGAYVLENADMPGFSRREQKMLSFLVLNHRRKPRTPEVNTYRFKPDWALVLVLRLACLFNRIRVDQRLPALRLRTARKGWKLEIPADWLRKHPLVEEDLRAESEFLAAIGTTLKIATVRNAGGGG, from the coding sequence ATGAGTCAGAATGCCGAATCGGTCTGCGCCGTGCTCGACCTGGGGTCCAACAGCTTTCATCTGCTGATCGGTCGGCTGGATGCGGGGCGCATCGTCACCGTCGATCGCCGCAAGGACACGGTACGCCTGGCGCAGGGCCTGGGAGCCGACGAGCTGCTCGATGAGGCGGTGATGGCGCGGGCGCTGGACAGTCTCGGCGTGTTCGCGGAGCAGTTGCGCAAGGTGCCGCGCGACAAGGTGCGCGTGGTCGGCACCAACACGCTGCGCGCGGCGCGCAATGCCGATGTGTTTCTCGAGCGGGCCGAGCGCGTGATTGGCGTGCCGATCGACGTGATCAGCGGACAGGAAGAAGGGCGTCTGATTTTCCTCGGGGTCGTCAAGGGGCATGCCAGCAACAGCGTACGGCGCCTGGTGATCGATATCGGCGGCGGCTCGACCGAGTTCATCGTCGGCAAGCGCACCGCCAAGCGGGTCGAGAGCCTGTTCATCGGCTGCGTCTCGCTCAGCGAGCGCTTTTTTCCCGAGCGCAAGATCAGCAGCGCGCGTTATCGGCGCGCATTGACCCTGGCGCGGGCGGAAATCCGGCATCTCGCGGATGGATACGGCGTGGGCCGCTGGGACGAGGTGGTCGGGAGTTCGGGCACCGTGCGTTATGTCGAGAGTGCGATCGACAAGTTGATGCCCTGCGATCACCTGGTCACCCGCGAAGGCATCGAGTGCGTGGCCGAGCACATGCTCGGTCTGAAAAAGACGGACGCACTGCAGGGTCTCGGCCTCAGCGCCGATCGGATTCCGGTGTTTCCGGGCGGCCTTGCGATCCTGCATGCGGCGTTTCTCGAGCTGGGGATCGAGCGCATGCACGTCTCGGACTATGCGCTGAAGGAAGGCGTGCTCTATGAACTGGCCGACCAGGGCGAGCACGAGGACACCCGGCGCAGAACCATCGATTACCTTTCCAAGCAGTTCGATATCGACCGGCGCCAGGCGGCGCGCGTCGAGCGCGTCGCGAAGTCGCTTTTGCCACAGGTCGCGGACCGGCTCGGCGTGGAACTCCGGTTCGCCCAGCAGGTGCTGGGCGCGGCGGCGCAACTGCACGAACTCGGTCTGACGATTTCGCACGGCGGTTACCACAGGCACGGGGCCTATGTGCTGGAAAACGCCGATATGCCGGGCTTCTCGCGCCGCGAGCAGAAGATGTTGAGCTTCCTGGTGCTCAATCACCGGCGCAAGCCACGCACGCCCGAAGTGAACACCTATCGCTTCAAACCGGACTGGGCGCTGGTGCTGGTGCTGCGTCTTGCCTGCCTGTTCAACCGTATCCGGGTCGATCAGCGCCTGCCGGCACTGCGCCTGCGTACGGCGCGCAAGGGTTGGAAACTCGAGATTCCCGCCGACTGGCTGCGCAAGCATCCGCTGGTCGAGGAAGACCTGCGTGCCGAGAGCGAGTTTCTCGCTGCGATCGGGACAACGTTGAAGATAGCAACCGTCAGGAACGCAGGTGGGGGCGGGTGA
- a CDS encoding pyridoxal-phosphate dependent enzyme, whose protein sequence is MRGNAELPDLAMLQSAWTRIRPWIHRTPVLRSRTLDAISGASLFFKAEHLQKTGAFKARGACNAVMGLDERGAGAGVVTHSSGNHGAALAWAARLRGIEAQVVVPVNANAAKRANILRYGARIVDCGPTLAAREAMLAEVAARSGAQVIPPYDDARVIAGQGSATLELLATARDLDAVIAPVGGGGLLAGTAIAARGLRASLRVFGAEPAGADDACRSLAAGIRLPQTSPQTIADGLRAGLGELNFQLIRQHVEAVITVSDAQIIAAMRLFWEIAKQIIEPSSATALAAVLAEPRLFSGMRVGLILSGGNVDLDQLPWQAQ, encoded by the coding sequence ATGCGCGGCAATGCGGAGTTGCCGGACCTGGCCATGTTGCAGTCCGCCTGGACGCGCATCAGGCCGTGGATTCATCGCACCCCGGTGCTGCGCAGTCGCACGCTGGATGCGATCAGCGGTGCCTCGCTGTTCTTCAAGGCCGAGCATCTGCAGAAAACCGGTGCCTTCAAGGCGCGAGGCGCCTGCAATGCCGTGATGGGTCTCGATGAGCGCGGCGCGGGCGCGGGCGTGGTGACCCATTCCTCGGGCAACCACGGCGCGGCGCTGGCGTGGGCCGCGCGCTTGCGCGGGATCGAGGCGCAGGTGGTGGTGCCGGTCAACGCCAATGCCGCGAAACGCGCCAATATCCTGCGCTACGGGGCTCGTATCGTTGATTGCGGACCCACGCTCGCGGCGCGCGAGGCGATGCTGGCCGAAGTTGCGGCGCGCAGTGGCGCGCAGGTGATACCTCCCTACGACGATGCGCGGGTAATCGCGGGGCAGGGCAGCGCGACCCTGGAGTTGCTCGCCACGGCACGCGATCTCGATGCCGTGATCGCACCGGTCGGCGGTGGCGGCTTGCTTGCGGGAACCGCGATCGCGGCCCGGGGCCTGCGCGCATCGCTGCGCGTGTTCGGGGCCGAGCCCGCGGGTGCCGACGATGCCTGTCGCTCGCTTGCCGCGGGCATCCGCCTGCCGCAAACCAGCCCGCAGACCATTGCCGACGGTTTGCGCGCCGGGCTCGGCGAACTGAATTTCCAGCTGATACGCCAGCATGTGGAAGCGGTGATCACGGTGAGCGATGCGCAGATCATCGCCGCGATGCGGCTGTTCTGGGAGATCGCCAAGCAGATCATCGAGCCCTCCTCGGCGACGGCGCTGGCGGCGGTTCTGGCCGAACCCCGGCTTTTTTCGGGCATGCGCGTTGGCCTGATCCTCAGCGGTGGCAATGTCGATCTCGATCAGTTGCCGTGGCAGGCGCAGTGA
- the truD gene encoding tRNA pseudouridine(13) synthase TruD: MGTAAGSGRIRSEAADFAVDEWIEMQPEGSGEHLWLRVRKTGENTGHVAQLLAQAAGVAPRAVGYAGRKDRHAVATQWFSVQLPGRADPPRWNLPPTVEILESVRRLRKLQVGGLRGNRFRIVVRGFAGDRALLDTRLAAIGLQGVPNYFGVQRFGRGDGNLAQARAWFGGGAEVRERKLRGLLISAARAEIFNSILAARVVDGSWCMALAGDLMMLEGRGSFFALDEPDALMLERVVRGEIHPSGALWGRSRPASAGRVGELECRLAAEHADLAGGLERVGLQQERRALRLMPHDLAWEWLDPATLRIDFRLNAGCYATSVLDEVLDCTDAGAAPGA, translated from the coding sequence GTGGGCACCGCCGCCGGCAGCGGCCGGATTCGCAGCGAGGCGGCGGATTTCGCGGTCGACGAATGGATCGAGATGCAGCCCGAGGGCAGCGGAGAGCATCTGTGGCTGCGGGTGCGCAAGACGGGCGAGAACACCGGGCACGTGGCGCAACTGCTGGCGCAGGCCGCCGGTGTGGCGCCGCGCGCGGTCGGTTATGCGGGGCGCAAGGACAGACATGCCGTTGCGACGCAGTGGTTCAGCGTGCAGTTGCCGGGGCGCGCGGACCCGCCGCGCTGGAACCTGCCGCCGACGGTGGAAATCCTCGAGTCGGTGCGGCGCCTGCGCAAATTGCAGGTGGGTGGACTGCGTGGCAACCGGTTCCGGATCGTGGTGCGCGGCTTTGCGGGCGATCGGGCGCTGCTCGACACCCGCCTCGCTGCGATCGGCCTGCAGGGGGTGCCCAATTATTTCGGCGTGCAGCGTTTTGGTCGCGGTGACGGCAACCTTGCGCAGGCGCGCGCCTGGTTCGGTGGCGGGGCCGAGGTGCGCGAGCGCAAGCTGCGCGGCCTGCTGATCTCGGCTGCGCGTGCGGAGATCTTCAACTCGATTCTGGCGGCGCGGGTCGTCGACGGGTCGTGGTGCATGGCGTTGGCGGGCGACTTGATGATGCTCGAGGGTCGCGGCAGCTTTTTTGCGCTCGATGAGCCGGACGCGCTGATGCTCGAACGTGTGGTGCGTGGCGAGATCCACCCCAGCGGTGCGTTGTGGGGGCGCTCTCGGCCGGCTAGCGCCGGGCGGGTTGGCGAACTCGAGTGCCGGCTGGCCGCCGAGCATGCGGATCTGGCGGGCGGACTGGAGCGTGTCGGGCTGCAGCAGGAGCGCCGGGCCTTGCGCCTGATGCCGCATGATCTGGCCTGGGAGTGGCTCGATCCGGCCACCCTGCGCATCGATTTTCGGCTCAACGCCGGCTGCTATGCCACCTCCGTGCTCGACGAAGTGCTGGACTGCACCGACGCCGGTGCGGCGCCCGGCGCCTGA
- a CDS encoding nuclear transport factor 2 family protein: protein MALDIPDRLAIQELLERYCHNADYNPPERMREMFASDGIFEVPAMELRFEGVDSIIAFFKLSRENNSSARHVISNIVIEGDGDRAKSSSYLQVLSVKDGVITPLGFGRYLDQLGRYPEGWKLQHRLVAMG from the coding sequence ATGGCACTCGACATCCCGGACCGGCTCGCGATACAGGAACTGCTCGAACGCTACTGCCACAATGCCGACTACAACCCTCCCGAGCGCATGCGCGAGATGTTCGCCAGCGACGGCATATTCGAGGTCCCGGCGATGGAGCTGCGCTTCGAAGGCGTCGACTCGATCATCGCATTCTTCAAGTTGAGCCGCGAGAACAATTCCTCGGCGCGGCATGTTATCAGCAACATCGTGATCGAGGGAGACGGCGACCGGGCGAAATCCTCCTCCTATCTGCAGGTGCTGTCGGTCAAGGACGGCGTGATCACGCCGCTTGGATTCGGCCGTTACCTCGATCAGCTCGGACGCTACCCGGAGGGATGGAAGCTACAGCACCGGCTGGTGGCGATGGGATGA
- a CDS encoding thioredoxin family protein — protein MSCALLALTLAASPAAGADDELLRALPAYATAFDTGRDPQADLVAARAGAAAAGHRVLVMVGGDWCVWCFLLDRHLKMDPEAARLFYGGFEVLRVYYGDDNTNQDFLARFPEFHLFPHFFVVDSAGSVLASIDADVIIGDARYDTALIRELVHQWGPASR, from the coding sequence GTGTCTTGCGCGCTGCTTGCGCTGACACTGGCTGCCTCGCCCGCGGCCGGCGCCGACGATGAGCTGCTCCGGGCGTTACCCGCGTACGCCACGGCATTTGATACCGGGCGCGATCCCCAGGCCGATCTGGTGGCCGCGCGGGCGGGCGCGGCCGCCGCCGGGCACCGGGTGCTGGTGATGGTGGGCGGCGACTGGTGCGTGTGGTGTTTCCTGCTCGACAGACACCTGAAAATGGACCCCGAGGCAGCACGACTTTTCTATGGCGGTTTCGAGGTGCTGCGTGTCTATTACGGCGACGACAATACCAACCAGGACTTCCTGGCCCGATTTCCGGAGTTTCACCTGTTCCCGCATTTCTTCGTCGTCGACAGCGCGGGCAGTGTGCTGGCATCGATCGACGCCGACGTGATCATCGGGGATGCGCGCTACGATACCGCGCTGATCCGCGAGCTGGTGCACCAGTGGGGGCCGGCGTCGCGCTGA